The following DNA comes from Acidobacteriota bacterium.
TTATTCGATAGCAAAATTAAAAATCAGAGGAAAAATTATAATACTGAGTATTTTTCTTTCGATTTCAATGTTTCCACCGATAGCAACTGTTAGTCCTCTTTACATAATAATCAGATTTCTTGGATTGAGAGATACCTGGTGGGCATTGATTTTAACATACACTACTTTTGCAATGCCTTTAACGATCTGGATTTTATCTAATTTTTTCAAAGAAATTCCCGATGACCTTTTAAAGGCAGCTAAAGTCGATGGATGTACCTCATTCACTACTTTTATAAAAATTATTCTACCCCTCTCAGGGCCGGGAATTTTTACAACTGCTATCCTTGTTTTTATTTTTTCATGGAATGAGTTTCTTTATGCTTTAACTTTTACAAATACTGAATCGTCAAGAACAATTCCTGTGGGAATTGCTCTATTTCCAGGTCTCCATGAGATTCCATGGGGAGATATTGCTGCTGCATCGATTACAGTAACAATTCCTCTAATAATGCTGACATTACTTTTTCAGAAGAGGATAGTTGAAGGCTTAACCGCAGGAGCAATTAAAGGATAAGAAATGGCAGAAGTAAGATTTGAAAACATAAGTAAAAGGTTTAACAATGTTGAAGTTATAAAAGGAATCAACATAGTGATAAAAGATAGAGAATTTTTCACTTTTGTTGGGCCGAGTGGATGTGGAAAATCCACTATATTAAACATGATTGCAGGTTTAGAATCTGTATCAGAGGGATATATATATTTTGATGGAAAAATAGTTAATGATACATCTCCAAAAGAGAGAGATGTGGCTATGGTTTTTCAGAGTTATGCTCTATATCCCCATCTAAATGTTTTTGAAAACATTGCATTTCCGTTGAGGATTAAAAAATTGTCAGCTGAATACATCGAAAGAGAAGTAAATAAAGTTTCAGAAATGCTTGGAATTGAAAGCTTATTAAAGAGATTGCCAAAAGAATTAAGTGGTGGAGAAAAACAGAGGGTTGCATTGGGGAGAGCTATAATAAGAAAACCGAAGGTTTTTCTTCTGGATGAACCTCTTTCAAACCTTGATGCAAAGTTGAGAATGGAAATGAGAGCCGAGTTGAAAAAATTGCACAATGAGTTGAAGGTCACTATGATTTATGTTACGCATGATCAGGCTGAAGCAATGACTCTTTCTGATAGGATTGGAGTTCTTTTTAAAGGAGAAATTTTACAGGTTGGTTCTCCAATGGAAGTATATGAATTTCCTGAGAATGTATTTGTTGGTGAATTTGTCGGGAGCCCTTCAATGAATTTCATAGAAGGAACGATAAAAAGAGAAGATGGTTATTTTTTCTATTCCGATGGATTAAGAGTCAATATCCAGGAAAATATATTGAAAAAAATATTAAATAAAATATCAAATGAAAGATTAATTGTTGGCATAAGACCGGAGTATATAAAAATCTCAAAACAAAAAACACTTAAAGGAATTGAATCATACATCTATGCAGTTGAACCTATGGGGTCAGAATCATTTGTAACTGTTAAATTATATGATAAAAAATTAACATGCAAGGCAGAGCCTGAGTTTAAAGCTGAATTTGGAGAAAAAGTATTTATCGAATTCAATGAATTAAAATTTCATTTTTTTGAAAGAGATAAGGGAGGGAGGATAAAAATTTAATGGCAGAAAAAGCAAAGAAAAAAATTATTATTTTTACTGACCTGGATGGAACACTTCTCGATATGGATACCTACTCTTTTGATGAAGCAAAGGATGCTCTTAGAATTATTGAATTGGTGAAAATCCCATTGATTATCTGTTCAAGTAAAACTCGAAAAGAAATTGAAGTTTATAGAGAAAGGCTTAAAAATTTCCATCCATTCATTTCTGAAAATGGAGGAGCTGTTTTTATACCACCGAATTATTTTAAAAGGAAGTATTTTTTTGATAGAATTGAAAAAGATTATAAAATAATTGAAATCGGTGTTGAATATAAAAAATTAATAGGAATTTTTTCTGAGCTGAAGAAAAATACGGGATTAAAATTAAGAGGTTTTTCTGAAATGAAAGTAGAGGAAATCATTAAATTGACAGGATTGCCTGAAGAAGAAGCGAAGCTTGCAAAACAGAGGGAGTACTCTGAGTCATTTTTGCTTGTGAATAAGAACGAAGAAACAGTAAAGATATTGGATGAAACTGCAAAAAGGATGGGGGTAACTGTAACCGAAGGAGGAAGATTTTTCAATCTTTCAATTGGCAATGATAAAGGAAAGGCAATAAAAAAATTGATGAACATTTTCAGAAGAGAAATAGGAAAAGATACCTTAACACTTGGGCTGGGAGACAGCATGAATGATTTACCCCTTCTAAAAGCAGTTGATTTTCCGGTTTTAATAAGGAAAAAAGATAGAAGTGTTGAATGGGGAATTAAATTGAAATTGGAAAATGTTAAAATTTCTCGAGTTCCAGGCCCAGCTGGATGGGATGAAGAAGTAGAAGAATTTTTGTTTAAATATTATTAGGGAGGAAAAAATGAGCGATTTTTTTCAAAATGGGACGATTACAACCCTTCATAGATTGGGTGCTTCTAATGTAGAGAAGCTGGAAGAAGAGCTGTTTGAGATTTCTAAAAAGAGAAAAATTTCCCTTGTCCTTCCAGCTCTTTTTTCTGAACTGAAAGGAAGGGCGCTTCCAAGAATAATAAAAGAACTCCAAAAAGTTAAGTATTTATACCAGATTGTTATTACTCTTGGAAGAACTGAGAAGAAAGAGTTTAAAATAGCAAAGGATTTTTTTTCAGCTCTTCTACAAAAAGTTTCAATAATCTGGAATGATGGAGAGAGGATTCAGAAACTATATAAATTACTCGAAAAGAATGAGCTTTCAGCAGGACCTGATGGAAAGGGAAGGTCAACATGGATGGCGTATGGATATGTTTTAGCTGACGGAGAAAGTGATGTAATCGCATTGCATGATTGCGATATTTTAACTTACAATCGAGAGCTATTGGCAAGACTGATTTATCCAGTAGCAAACCCGAATCTGAACTATGAATTCAGTAAAGGATATTACAGCAGAATTACAGATAGACTACATGGTAGAGTAACAAGATTATTCTTCACCCCGTTCATCAGAGCATTACGGAAAATAATCGGGCCAAATCAATTTTTAGAGTATCTTGACAGTTTCAGGTATCCTCTTGCTGGAGAATTTTCTATGATCGCTGACTTAATAAGAAACATAAGAATACCAGGAGATTGGGGACTTGAAGCAGGTGTCTTAGCTGAGGTATACGCGAATTGTTCGATTCATAGAATATGTCAGTCTGATTTAACCGATAACTATGAACATAAGCATCAGCCACTTTTACCTAAAGATCCTCAAAAAGGCCTTTTAAAAATGGTAATTGATATCTCAAAATCTCTCTTTAGAACCCTTGCAAGAGATGGAATTGTATTTTCTGATGGATTTTTTAAAACACTCGGTGCAACATATTCGAATATTGCAATGGAAACTATTTTAAGATATGAGAATGATGCTGCGATAAACAGCCTGGTTTTTGACAGACATTATGAAGCCCTGGCAGTAGAAACATTTATAGAGGGGCTCAGAATCGCAGGAGAGGAATTTATTAAATATCCATATAGTTTTCCTTATATTCCTCGATGGAGAAGAATTTCATCTGCGATACCAAATTTCTTTGAAATGATTCTTAACGCAGTAAAAGAGGATAATAAATAAAAAAACATAATTTTCCCTTCTGATGAAATTACTAAAAAGAAAAGAATTTTTATACTTTTTTGTATTTTTTATAATCTTTATTTCTCTCACTCTGATTTATTTTCTTAAAGTAAAAAAAGAGATGGTGGATTTTTCTGTTTATTACAAAGCAGGCGAAAGAATTATAAATGGAGAATCGTTATATCGAATTGAAGATGGGCACTATCAATTCAAATACCCTCCTTTTTTTGCTTTCTTATTTTCATTTATATCCTTTTTTCCTCTTAATATTGCTAAATTAATCTGGTTCTATTTAGAAATTATAGCATCCATTTTAATTTTTTATTTCTCGATTAAATTGATAAATAGAGATGATGCCAGAAATTTAATGGTTATTTTTCTCTCTTTTTTAATTCTCGCAAAATTTTATGGCCATGAGATCAACCTTGGACAGGTAAATTCTGTGATGAATTTCTTTCTGATTTTAATGGTATATTTTTTTGTGTTGAAAAAAGATTTTCTATCAGGATTGTTTCTTTCGATTTCAGTAATCATCAAGCCCTATTATTCGATTTTTCTTATCTATTTCTTCTTTAAGAGGAAAATTAAACTTGTATTGAGTTCATTAATTTTTACAACAATCTTTTTCTTCATCCCAACAATTTTTTATGGACTTAAGGGAAACTTTCTTGAGGTAGAAAAATGGATTAAGAATCTTTCAGTATCTACTCCTTCTCTTATTTCTTCTCAAGATAATGTTTCCTTGATGGCATTTTTCACAAAGAATGTGACTAAAGGAAAGGATGTTTTAATTTTTTATTTTATTTTTTTAATCTTATTTTTTTTTCTTTTGATTTATCTTCATTCAATTGGAGAAATAAATGTCTTAAAGAATCAGGAGATTCTTGAGTCTTCAATGATTTTGATTATGATACCACTGATTTCCCCCCTTGGATGGGATTACACTTTGATTTCATCAACGCTTGGAGTTGTAATTTTAGTTAAGTACTTTAACAGGTTTGAAACAGCGCATAAGTTTATATTAGTATTGAATTTCGCTCTTATTGGTGGAACTCTTTACGATCTCATGGGAAGGAAATTATATTCAGAGTTTATGAATTATTCAGTTTTGACGATAAATTTTTTAATAATCATTTTTTATTTATCACTTCTCCGCTTGAAAAAGATACTATAGGGTGAGGTCTCATGAATATCTTCAAAAAAAATATTTTTCATAAAGTCCATTGAACAAAACCTAGTTTGATGAAAGCTCTTATAATAATTCCCACATATAATGAGGCAGAAAATATCGAAAATCTGATAAAGGAAATTTTTAATCTCAAAATCCAGGATGTAGAGCTCAGCGTTCTTGTGGTGGATGATAATTCTCAGGATGGAACTTCTGAAATAGTTGAAAAATTGATGAAAGAGAATAAAAATATTTTTTTAATAAAGAGAGAAAGAAAATCAGGTTTAGGCTCAGCATACATAAGAGGCTTTAAATACGCCTTAGAAAAAAACTTTGATTTTGCTTTTGAGATGGATGCTGATTTTTCCCATAAGCCTTCATACATTCCAGATTTTTTAAATGAAATTAAAAACAATGATTTAGTTCTTGGTTCAAGATACATTGAAGAAGGAGGCATATCCAACTGGGGTATCATAAGAAGATTTATAAGCAGAGTCGGAAACATTTATGCAAAGCTTATTCTTGGGATACCGGTTAATGATCTAACAGGAGGGTTCAAGTGTTTTAGAAGCTCAGTTTTAAGAAATTTAGAGCTCGATAGAATCTCCTCTGATGGCTATTGTTTTCAGATAGAGGTTAACTATTTGTGTTATAGAAAAGGATTTAAGATAAAAGAAATTCCGATTATGTTTCAGGAGAGAGAAAAAGGAAAATCTAAAATATCTAAAAGAATAATCTGGGAAGCTATCTGGAAAGTGTGGAGCATAAAAATTGCTTCTTTTTTTAACTAATATAAACGCATTTAATTCTGATGCATTCCTGTCCCCTCACCCCCCTCCCTGAACTTGTTTCATGGGTTGATTCGGAGTTGCGCAATGCAAGGCTGAAGCTTTGCCCTACATGTCAAATTATTTGGGTCGTTTGTATTAATTTAACGGACATCATATTTTAAAAAAGCAATGAAAGCTAAGTAAAGTAGCAATAAATTAGAAAAGATTAATAAGCTGAAATCGATAAATATATTTTTAACCTGTTCACTCCCTTTAGGAATTTCATCCTTGAACTTTGGAATAATTTCATAGTTAACTGGTTTGTTCGTGAAAAATAACTCTGACTCCGGGTTGATCCAATGGGGGCTATTAGGGTCATTAGCATCCTCTCTTTTAACAAATTCTAAAAGAATCTGGCGATAGATCTCCAATTTTCTTTTTAAATGCTCAAATCTAATTATTCCTCCGAGTATTATAGTCTCGTTTGCATATCTAAATTGTGCTGCTGGTGAGATCCTCGATAAATTTCTTGCCAATTTAAGTTGGTTCAGCTGCTTTTGATAATAATCATTTCGAATTGACATTTCTGCCTGTAACATCTTGTTTGTAGTTTCAGCCCTCACCTTATGAGATGGCCTGAAAGGATTTGAGGGCTCCATTGCCCATGTTCCTTCAGGTGCGTTCTCAAACATTTCTTTTTTTACCAAGCTAATTTTTTCAATAATCTCTCCTCGCTCTGGCACAGAGTGTATCTGGGAGATTATAATCGCTCCCATATTAGGAATTAACAATACCAAGATTGCCCAGCATAAAAGTAAAGAAACCAAACTTGTGGATGAATGTTTTGTAAGGGAGCTCATCAGCAAGCCAAGAAAAGTAAAGCTGGAAATATACAAAAAAGATAGCGCCAATGATGAAAGAACTTTAACTAATACATCGGTTCCAAGGGGAATGGATTTAAAATTTGTGATAATCAAAAGATTTAAAATTACTCCCACCAATAATGGTATGAAAATGGTAATCAATACTCCAAAATATTTTCCGAGGATAATTTTCCACCTGTTTATATTCATAGATATTGAAAGCCTTAATGAGCCCCTTTCTTTCTCTCCAGAAATTCCGTCATAGGTTAACACTATAATTCCAAAACTTAAGATTATGCTGATGATAAAAATCCAGTCGACATCCTGAAATTTCTGAAGGAAAGGATTTCCACCTCCTTTACGGGGTTGATATTCAAATATGCGGAACGCATTGAAAATAAATAGATTGGGAAGATGTTTTTCGAAAGCTTCATTGATAAAAGCAGTTGGCCTGGGAGACAAATAAAACTTCTGGTCATGAAGGGAAAGCTTTCCCAAGTTGCTACTCAAGGAACGTAATTTTTCCTCTTCTTCGATAATGTTGTCGCTATATTCTTTAATCTCAATTTTATAACGAGAGGTGTAAGAAATACCGTTAACAATAAAAAGAGAAATTGTAAGAATGGAAATCAGCAAAAAGCGAAGGCTATACAAATGATCTAAAAGCTCCCGTTTAATAATTAGCCACATATTTTTTTATTGGTAACGTGGATCATATCTTATAGTGGCAACATAACTGAGAGAAAATAAAATAACAACGATAATGATAAGAACGATGAGATCAATGGAAATTCTCTGGAGTGTATCGATATAATTCTCATTCTTTAAAGAAAAGCGGAGAATATCATTAACATCAAGGTAAGATTTCAAATGTTTCAAGATATCGATCGGACCATATTTAAACTCTGCAAACATTCTAAAGAAATTACCCTTTGTCACGCTTTCTAATTCTCTATAAGTTTTATACTTTCCCTCTGTATAATAGGCTATCCATTCATCTGCTGTTCTCATCTCAGATTCTTTCATCTGGGTAAAATAGGCAAAAGAGGAAAACAGGTTTTTACTCATGTAATAATTTATAATTTGTTCTCGATACCTTTTGCATTTTTCTATAAATTGAAGATGACTCTCCAAATCTGTCCTGGTTAAGCCAGAAGCTATGTGTCTGAATATAGTTAGAGGCGAAATTATTGAAAGATATTTAGTTAAATTACTTTGTCGAATAAGGTCATTTAGATAATTTTGCTGGATCGCATATTTTCTCTGGGCATATTCTATTCTAAGTGGTTCAGAAAATGAGTTTAATTGCCTTCTATTTTCCATTACATCTTTTGGGCTGATCATGCGAGTTTGTCCATCTATACCACCTATATAAAGCCAGTTTATTCCCATTACGGGTTTAGGAAGTTTTTCTTCAAAATTTTTTACCTTTTTTCCAAATTCTTCATTCAGATTTTTTGTAGCTTTATCTATTGCTTCTTTAGGTATGATACTGGTCAAACTTTGAGATAAAAAAAGCGAGGCATTTGGCACAATTATCACCAGAAAAACCCAGATAAACAATGCAATCATCAAACTAGTGGAAGAGCGAGAAGTAAGAGTAGAAATAAACATACCTAAAAGTAAAAAAATAAGAACATAAAGCAATGAAGAAAGAGAAATGCTCAATATTCGAAGCCAGTCTTCAATTTTAAATTCAATAGAGCGATGCACAAGGATTACTAAAAAGCTTACAATAAAACTCAATAATATGATTGGAAGTAATGTGAGAACATGACCTAATAGTTTTCCAACAATCAACCTATCACGGGAGATATTATTAGCTAAAGTAGTTGCCAATGTTCCACTTTCTTTCTCTTTAGAGAAAGAATCATAAGTGAAAAGAAGGGCAAAAAGAGAAAGTAAGACCGAGCAGATAAAAGTAAAATCAATGTTAAGAAATGAAGCAAGAAATGGGTTTTCCCTTTCAGTAGCTGAGCCCTCAGCCAGGAAAGGAACTTGCCCGAGGAGGATTTTTACTTTATTTCCAAGGACTTCTTCTGAATCTGAAATGAATATACTTAGAGGCTCAGGCTTTTTTAATACTGTTGGACGAATTTGGGAGTAAACATAAATTTCCTTGAATTCCTTTTCATACTTTTGGCTCTCCTGCTGGTAAATTTTCAATCTTTCAAGATAGTGGACAAGAGATAAATTAATACTTATAGGTATCAATAAAACACAGAGCAATAGGCCAATAAGGAATTTGAAAGTGAGAAGGCTACTCAAAAATTCTTTTTTAGAGATATTCCATATCATCTCTTCTCATCTCACATCATATTTTATGAAGGAAATGTAGCTTGAAATGAAAAATATCAGGAGGAAAATGATAAGTATTGAAAAAAATGGAAGACACCATAGAAGTCTTCCTTTTAATTCTTCCTGGTTATAAGAGAATTTAGGCCTATCTGACATATCAATAAATGTGTTCCAGGGATCTTCAGCAGGGTGATTTTTCTGAAATTCTGAAACTTTTTTCATGGCATATTCTCTGAATCTTTCAGCCCAATTTTTTCCAATTCTGGCAAAATGAATCATATTTCTTATCCCTGTTGAAGAAAGATCAGAAGCTAAATATGTGAAGTTGGAAAGAGGGGAAAGAAGGGAAATAATTCCTGAGATAATAATTTGAGAGTCCTGCTTTTTACCAAACTGTCTCCAGATTTTATCTGCCTTTTCATTTTGAATTCTATTAGCCTCCTCCCAGGCCTTCTGCCATTCATTTGTATATTCTTCCATAGCTTTCCTGAACGCAAGGTCAGTCTTAGCTCTTTCCTTCCGGTCTTTTTCTAAAGGAGTTTCTTTCAAGAAGGGATATTTTTTATAAAGCTGAGCTTCCTTCTTTCTCCACAACTTTCTTCCAAGTTCATCCCTTTCCACATCAGTAATCCTTGAGGTTTCTCTTTGAACTTTTATGTATGAAGGCATTTTCATGATGAACGAAGTAATGTATGGAGAAATATTTGGGATGATGAAAACAAATAAAACCCAGAAAAAAAGGGAAGTCAATATGGAAGAGGAAGAAAATCGATGTTTTGAGGATATAAAAATACCTATACAATAAAAAATTGATATGTATATTATGGCTCCTATAATTATTATTAGAAAAGAAATCCAGTCAGATACATTAAAATTAAATTTTGAGTTGAAACTTATGATTAAAAGCCCAATTAACAAGGAGACAAAGAATGGGATAAGAAGGGTAATTATTCCGCCTGCAATTTTACCCAGGATTAATCTTGACCTTGAGATGCTGTTTGATAAAGCTGAGCTTAAAGTTAAATCCTCTCTTTCTCCTGAAATAGAATCATAAGAGAGAATCAATGCAGCAAGGCTCAAGAAAATCGAGACTATGAAAGTGAAGTCTATAAGGGGGAATACTATAGGAATGGGGTCGTTATCAAAGAATTCTAAATTTATATCTTCAGAAATACCTCTTATCATGGAATGAAAAGGAATAGGAGGTTGAAAAGGGTTTAAAATAGCTCCTATCCTGTTGAAATGGGCATAATTTTTCAAGAAATTTTCAATTTCTATCTGCCTCTGGGAATATTCATCTGCTTTTTTAGAATAATCTATGCTTAAAAAGAAAAATGTCAAAGGAATAAGTATTATTAAAAATAAAAAGATTACAAAGAATTTGAATGAAGAAATATTATTTTGAACCTCTTTTTTCACAATTGTTTTAAACATTTTTCATCTCGCATCATATTTAGCAAAGAAATAATAAGCTAAGGTAAAGAACATAATATTCCAGAAAATAATTAGAAATAAATCTAAAAAAGCACCTTCAAGAAGTATTTCTGAGATTGACCTTTGATTGTATTTAAATGCATGGGAAATAGATGGTTTTTCTGTTTGATAGAGAAACGGAAGAATTCTATTTTTGTAAGTGATTAATTCTCTTTTTAAATTCCTTTCCTCACCAATTCCGGTCCCAGAAATATCCATCATGGAAAAAATGTAGCTTGAAACAGGAGAAATCCTATTTATTGATTTGACGAAATCGATAAACTTATCGAATTTGATTCTGTAAGATTCATCGAGTTTATCATTTTCAGAGCTTATTTTTTCCACCCTTGAAGCCCAATCTTTCAAAGTTTCACCTTTACCAATCTTTCTTTCCTGAATTCTTTCAAATACCTCACCTATCCATATGTGCTGCCTTTTCTGATTTATAGATTTAACTGATGGAAGATCTTTAGCTCCTCGAGCTATAAGACTTCCCGAATTGGGAATTACAAAAACTAAAATAGCCCATAAAAAAAGAAGAACTACCAGGGAGGTTGATGATTTTCTTGTGATGGATGAAATAAGAAATCCGAGAGTAAAAAATACGGATATATAAAAAATTGAAATGCTCAAAAGAATCAAAAATCTTGATGCATGATCAGAAGAAAATTTTATTTGAGGATCAATGTTTATAATTAGAAAGGTAAGAAGGGATATAATTAGAAAAGGCAAAACGAGACATAAAAAATTTCCTATCCACTTTCCGAAAACAATGTTTGCCCTTGAGATATTGTTGCAAAGTAAAACTCTTAATGTTCCTGATTCTTTCTCTCCACATATTCTGTCAAATCCAAAAAGAAGAGCAACTAAAGATAGAATCACTTTAATCACATAAAGAAAATCTACTGTTGGATAGAAAGAAAATATTGGGTTTGATGCTTTTTGTCCTGCTCCTACTCGAATTCTTGTAACAGAGATTTCAAAAGACCTGGTCATAGCTTCATCAACACCTTTTACAAAAATTGAAAGGGGATTGGGAGGAAGAACCACTATAGGCTCTTCTGGCTT
Coding sequences within:
- a CDS encoding carbohydrate ABC transporter permease, coding for MKIKIIVFYFLLILSLLYCLGPYLWQFFTSFKPDHELTSIPPIFPKTPTFSHYRAVFKEHPFFRIILNSFIVATATTLLCLIIGSLASYSIAKLKIRGKIIILSIFLSISMFPPIATVSPLYIIIRFLGLRDTWWALILTYTTFAMPLTIWILSNFFKEIPDDLLKAAKVDGCTSFTTFIKIILPLSGPGIFTTAILVFIFSWNEFLYALTFTNTESSRTIPVGIALFPGLHEIPWGDIAAASITVTIPLIMLTLLFQKRIVEGLTAGAIKG
- a CDS encoding ABC transporter ATP-binding protein → MAEVRFENISKRFNNVEVIKGINIVIKDREFFTFVGPSGCGKSTILNMIAGLESVSEGYIYFDGKIVNDTSPKERDVAMVFQSYALYPHLNVFENIAFPLRIKKLSAEYIEREVNKVSEMLGIESLLKRLPKELSGGEKQRVALGRAIIRKPKVFLLDEPLSNLDAKLRMEMRAELKKLHNELKVTMIYVTHDQAEAMTLSDRIGVLFKGEILQVGSPMEVYEFPENVFVGEFVGSPSMNFIEGTIKREDGYFFYSDGLRVNIQENILKKILNKISNERLIVGIRPEYIKISKQKTLKGIESYIYAVEPMGSESFVTVKLYDKKLTCKAEPEFKAEFGEKVFIEFNELKFHFFERDKGGRIKI
- a CDS encoding HAD-IIB family hydrolase, with protein sequence MAEKAKKKIIIFTDLDGTLLDMDTYSFDEAKDALRIIELVKIPLIICSSKTRKEIEVYRERLKNFHPFISENGGAVFIPPNYFKRKYFFDRIEKDYKIIEIGVEYKKLIGIFSELKKNTGLKLRGFSEMKVEEIIKLTGLPEEEAKLAKQREYSESFLLVNKNEETVKILDETAKRMGVTVTEGGRFFNLSIGNDKGKAIKKLMNIFRREIGKDTLTLGLGDSMNDLPLLKAVDFPVLIRKKDRSVEWGIKLKLENVKISRVPGPAGWDEEVEEFLFKYY
- a CDS encoding glycosyl transferase, which produces MSDFFQNGTITTLHRLGASNVEKLEEELFEISKKRKISLVLPALFSELKGRALPRIIKELQKVKYLYQIVITLGRTEKKEFKIAKDFFSALLQKVSIIWNDGERIQKLYKLLEKNELSAGPDGKGRSTWMAYGYVLADGESDVIALHDCDILTYNRELLARLIYPVANPNLNYEFSKGYYSRITDRLHGRVTRLFFTPFIRALRKIIGPNQFLEYLDSFRYPLAGEFSMIADLIRNIRIPGDWGLEAGVLAEVYANCSIHRICQSDLTDNYEHKHQPLLPKDPQKGLLKMVIDISKSLFRTLARDGIVFSDGFFKTLGATYSNIAMETILRYENDAAINSLVFDRHYEALAVETFIEGLRIAGEEFIKYPYSFPYIPRWRRISSAIPNFFEMILNAVKEDNK
- a CDS encoding glycosyltransferase family 87 protein, with the protein product MKLLKRKEFLYFFVFFIIFISLTLIYFLKVKKEMVDFSVYYKAGERIINGESLYRIEDGHYQFKYPPFFAFLFSFISFFPLNIAKLIWFYLEIIASILIFYFSIKLINRDDARNLMVIFLSFLILAKFYGHEINLGQVNSVMNFFLILMVYFFVLKKDFLSGLFLSISVIIKPYYSIFLIYFFFKRKIKLVLSSLIFTTIFFFIPTIFYGLKGNFLEVEKWIKNLSVSTPSLISSQDNVSLMAFFTKNVTKGKDVLIFYFIFLILFFFLLIYLHSIGEINVLKNQEILESSMILIMIPLISPLGWDYTLISSTLGVVILVKYFNRFETAHKFILVLNFALIGGTLYDLMGRKLYSEFMNYSVLTINFLIIIFYLSLLRLKKIL
- a CDS encoding polyprenol monophosphomannose synthase; translation: MKALIIIPTYNEAENIENLIKEIFNLKIQDVELSVLVVDDNSQDGTSEIVEKLMKENKNIFLIKRERKSGLGSAYIRGFKYALEKNFDFAFEMDADFSHKPSYIPDFLNEIKNNDLVLGSRYIEEGGISNWGIIRRFISRVGNIYAKLILGIPVNDLTGGFKCFRSSVLRNLELDRISSDGYCFQIEVNYLCYRKGFKIKEIPIMFQEREKGKSKISKRIIWEAIWKVWSIKIASFFN
- a CDS encoding ABC transporter permease subunit yields the protein MYSLRFLLISILTISLFIVNGISYTSRYKIEIKEYSDNIIEEEEKLRSLSSNLGKLSLHDQKFYLSPRPTAFINEAFEKHLPNLFIFNAFRIFEYQPRKGGGNPFLQKFQDVDWIFIISIILSFGIIVLTYDGISGEKERGSLRLSISMNINRWKIILGKYFGVLITIFIPLLVGVILNLLIITNFKSIPLGTDVLVKVLSSLALSFLYISSFTFLGLLMSSLTKHSSTSLVSLLLCWAILVLLIPNMGAIIISQIHSVPERGEIIEKISLVKKEMFENAPEGTWAMEPSNPFRPSHKVRAETTNKMLQAEMSIRNDYYQKQLNQLKLARNLSRISPAAQFRYANETIILGGIIRFEHLKRKLEIYRQILLEFVKREDANDPNSPHWINPESELFFTNKPVNYEIIPKFKDEIPKGSEQVKNIFIDFSLLIFSNLLLLYLAFIAFLKYDVR
- a CDS encoding ABC transporter permease subunit — encoded protein: MIWNISKKEFLSSLLTFKFLIGLLLCVLLIPISINLSLVHYLERLKIYQQESQKYEKEFKEIYVYSQIRPTVLKKPEPLSIFISDSEEVLGNKVKILLGQVPFLAEGSATERENPFLASFLNIDFTFICSVLLSLFALLFTYDSFSKEKESGTLATTLANNISRDRLIVGKLLGHVLTLLPIILLSFIVSFLVILVHRSIEFKIEDWLRILSISLSSLLYVLIFLLLGMFISTLTSRSSTSLMIALFIWVFLVIIVPNASLFLSQSLTSIIPKEAIDKATKNLNEEFGKKVKNFEEKLPKPVMGINWLYIGGIDGQTRMISPKDVMENRRQLNSFSEPLRIEYAQRKYAIQQNYLNDLIRQSNLTKYLSIISPLTIFRHIASGLTRTDLESHLQFIEKCKRYREQIINYYMSKNLFSSFAYFTQMKESEMRTADEWIAYYTEGKYKTYRELESVTKGNFFRMFAEFKYGPIDILKHLKSYLDVNDILRFSLKNENYIDTLQRISIDLIVLIIIVVILFSLSYVATIRYDPRYQ
- a CDS encoding ABC transporter permease codes for the protein MFKTIVKKEVQNNISSFKFFVIFLFLIILIPLTFFFLSIDYSKKADEYSQRQIEIENFLKNYAHFNRIGAILNPFQPPIPFHSMIRGISEDINLEFFDNDPIPIVFPLIDFTFIVSIFLSLAALILSYDSISGEREDLTLSSALSNSISRSRLILGKIAGGIITLLIPFFVSLLIGLLIISFNSKFNFNVSDWISFLIIIIGAIIYISIFYCIGIFISSKHRFSSSSILTSLFFWVLFVFIIPNISPYITSFIMKMPSYIKVQRETSRITDVERDELGRKLWRKKEAQLYKKYPFLKETPLEKDRKERAKTDLAFRKAMEEYTNEWQKAWEEANRIQNEKADKIWRQFGKKQDSQIIISGIISLLSPLSNFTYLASDLSSTGIRNMIHFARIGKNWAERFREYAMKKVSEFQKNHPAEDPWNTFIDMSDRPKFSYNQEELKGRLLWCLPFFSILIIFLLIFFISSYISFIKYDVR
- a CDS encoding ABC transporter permease subunit, translating into MIKEIVKNEIRSNLLSYKFFIAILLTSLLLSLSIFIMYKDYKERLSDYHIIKPKPEEPIVVLPPNPLSIFVKGVDEAMTRSFEISVTRIRVGAGQKASNPIFSFYPTVDFLYVIKVILSLVALLFGFDRICGEKESGTLRVLLCNNISRANIVFGKWIGNFLCLVLPFLIISLLTFLIINIDPQIKFSSDHASRFLILLSISIFYISVFFTLGFLISSITRKSSTSLVVLLFLWAILVFVIPNSGSLIARGAKDLPSVKSINQKRQHIWIGEVFERIQERKIGKGETLKDWASRVEKISSENDKLDESYRIKFDKFIDFVKSINRISPVSSYIFSMMDISGTGIGEERNLKRELITYKNRILPFLYQTEKPSISHAFKYNQRSISEILLEGAFLDLFLIIFWNIMFFTLAYYFFAKYDAR